In Frondihabitans sp. PAMC 28766, a genomic segment contains:
- the tyrS gene encoding tyrosine--tRNA ligase has product MTSQTTADILASQANDPTFDNVWDEIVYRGLVHVSTDAEALRELLGGDPITFYCGFDPTAPSLHLGNLVQLLLMRRLQLAGHKPLGLVGGSTGLIGDPRPTAERTLKTREQTAEWVERIRVHVTKFLEPSGHNGLRVVNNLDWTEPLSAIEFLRDIGKNFRVNTMIKKDAVSARLNSDAGISYTEFSYQILQGLDYRELYRAYDCVLQTGGSDQWGNLTSGTELIRRSEGVSVHAIGTPLITNSDGTKFGKSEGNAIWLDPSMTSPYAFYQFWLNSDDADVIERLKIFTFLSRAEIDELASAVESRPFAREAQKRLALEVTALVHGAEAAQAAIDASAALFGQGDLAVLPVDVLEAAIAELPHASIDATTTVSQALVATGLVASLGAARRAAAEGGVYVNNERVSDEATPISSLVLGGGHAVLRRGKKTLAGVTLAP; this is encoded by the coding sequence GTGACGAGTCAGACGACGGCCGACATCCTGGCCTCCCAAGCGAACGATCCGACCTTCGACAACGTCTGGGACGAGATCGTGTATCGCGGGCTGGTGCACGTCTCGACCGATGCGGAGGCTCTGCGCGAGCTGCTCGGCGGCGACCCGATCACGTTCTACTGCGGATTCGACCCGACAGCGCCGAGCCTGCACCTCGGCAACCTCGTGCAGCTGCTCCTGATGCGGCGCCTGCAACTCGCCGGCCACAAACCGTTGGGTCTCGTCGGCGGCTCGACCGGCCTCATCGGCGATCCGCGGCCCACGGCAGAGCGCACGTTGAAGACTCGCGAGCAGACGGCCGAATGGGTCGAGCGCATCCGGGTGCACGTGACGAAGTTCCTCGAACCGTCGGGCCACAACGGCCTCCGGGTGGTCAACAACCTCGACTGGACCGAACCGCTCAGCGCCATCGAGTTCTTACGTGACATCGGCAAGAACTTCCGTGTGAACACCATGATCAAGAAAGACGCCGTCAGTGCGCGGCTGAACTCGGACGCGGGCATCAGCTACACCGAGTTCAGCTACCAGATCCTGCAGGGGCTCGACTACCGAGAGCTCTACCGCGCCTACGACTGCGTGCTGCAGACCGGGGGCAGCGACCAGTGGGGCAACCTCACGAGTGGCACCGAGCTGATCCGGCGGTCCGAGGGGGTGTCCGTGCATGCCATCGGAACGCCGCTGATCACCAACTCCGACGGCACGAAGTTCGGCAAGAGCGAAGGCAACGCCATCTGGCTCGACCCGTCGATGACATCGCCGTACGCGTTCTACCAGTTCTGGCTCAACTCCGACGATGCCGATGTGATCGAGCGGCTCAAGATCTTCACGTTCTTGAGCCGTGCCGAGATCGACGAGCTCGCCTCGGCGGTGGAGTCACGACCGTTCGCGCGTGAAGCCCAGAAGCGACTCGCCCTCGAGGTGACCGCACTGGTGCACGGAGCCGAGGCGGCGCAGGCTGCCATCGATGCCTCGGCTGCGCTGTTCGGGCAGGGCGACCTCGCCGTGCTGCCGGTCGACGTGCTCGAAGCGGCGATCGCCGAGTTGCCGCACGCATCGATCGATGCGACGACGACGGTGTCGCAGGCCCTGGTGGCCACGGGGTTGGTCGCGTCCCTGGGCGCAGCTCGCCGTGCCGCCGCCGAGGGCGGCGTCTACGTCAACAACGAGCGAGTATCTGACGAGGCGACTCCGATCTCTAGTCTCGTTCTCGGTGGTGGGCACGCAGTGCTGCGGCGAGGCAAGAAGACCCTGGCCGGCGTCACCCTCGCCCCCTGA
- a CDS encoding HAD-IIA family hydrolase — protein sequence MSPTSPTSPTSPQRPENPKSPTKATSPASESRRLLDGVDVILTDLDGVVYTGRNAVPHAVESLNQAAEHIRIGYITNNASRTAETVAAQLSGFGLTVSGDDVVTSPQAAIRLLVDLVPKGSSILVVGGDGLTSVVESAGFEVVRSADDKPAAVVQGFAPEVGWKDLAEASFALAEDIPWVATNQDWTIPQERGIAPGNGTLVSAVHTAVGKLPTVAGKPEKAIFDAAVERFGAKHPIFIGDRLDTDVVGANKAGIPSVLVLTGIDKAKQVLAAPEGSRPDFVLEDLRQLHEEYPATTESAGSQGARVFTVGASSVALRGNRVVIVEAGTSPTDLLRAGAAAVWGSGLMIWGLDVDSGLYEK from the coding sequence ATGAGCCCGACGAGCCCGACGAGCCCGACGAGCCCGCAGCGCCCGGAGAACCCGAAGAGTCCGACGAAGGCGACGAGCCCCGCGAGTGAGTCGCGCCGCCTGCTCGATGGCGTCGACGTCATCTTGACGGATCTGGACGGTGTGGTCTACACAGGGCGCAACGCCGTCCCGCACGCCGTCGAGAGCCTCAATCAGGCGGCCGAGCACATCCGCATCGGCTACATCACCAACAACGCCTCGCGCACGGCCGAGACCGTCGCCGCGCAGCTGAGCGGCTTCGGGCTGACGGTCTCGGGCGACGACGTCGTCACGTCTCCGCAGGCGGCGATCCGCCTTCTCGTCGACCTGGTACCGAAGGGCTCGTCGATCCTCGTGGTCGGCGGCGACGGGCTGACGAGCGTTGTCGAGTCGGCAGGATTCGAAGTGGTGCGGTCGGCCGACGACAAGCCGGCCGCCGTCGTGCAGGGATTCGCACCCGAGGTCGGCTGGAAGGACCTCGCGGAGGCCTCGTTCGCCCTCGCCGAAGACATCCCGTGGGTGGCGACGAACCAGGACTGGACGATCCCGCAGGAGCGCGGCATCGCCCCCGGCAACGGCACGCTGGTCTCGGCCGTGCACACTGCCGTCGGCAAGCTGCCGACCGTCGCCGGCAAGCCCGAGAAGGCGATCTTCGACGCCGCGGTCGAGCGCTTCGGTGCGAAGCACCCGATCTTCATCGGCGACCGTCTCGACACCGACGTCGTCGGAGCAAACAAGGCCGGCATCCCCTCCGTGCTCGTGCTGACGGGCATCGACAAGGCCAAGCAGGTGCTCGCGGCCCCCGAAGGCAGCCGACCCGACTTCGTCCTGGAAGACCTGCGTCAGCTCCACGAGGAGTACCCCGCGACGACCGAGAGCGCAGGATCACAGGGCGCTCGTGTGTTCACGGTCGGCGCCTCCAGCGTCGCACTGCGTGGCAACCGCGTGGTGATCGTCGAGGCGGGCACCTCGCCGACCGACCTGCTGCGAGCGGGGGCGGCTGCCGTGTGGGGGAGCGGTCTGATGATCTGGGGGCTCGACGTCGACTCGGGCCTGTACGAGAAGTAG
- a CDS encoding NAD kinase has translation MSHTGRRDSIDAALEVCALLSAVAVAPVLPRDEYDDIRAAEPEFDGVEILSEDVSIDDIESVIVLGGDGTILRAAELVRGTRAPIVGVNLGHVGFLAESEREDLHDTVQRVLVFDYEVEERFALDVDVLVDGKRVFSTWALNEATVEKAARERMLEVVIEVDGRPLSSFGCDGVVMSTPTGSTAYNFSAGGPVVWPEVDAMILVPLSAHALFARPLVVGPESSFAVEVLSRTDGSGVLWCDGRRAHTLEPGARVVARRSKKPVRLARLRRAPFTDRLVAKFHLPVTGWRGPQSPRTDGL, from the coding sequence GTGTCCCACACCGGCCGGCGCGACTCCATCGACGCCGCCCTCGAGGTATGCGCCCTCCTGTCGGCCGTCGCGGTTGCACCCGTGCTGCCCCGTGACGAGTACGACGACATCCGTGCGGCCGAGCCCGAGTTCGACGGCGTCGAGATCCTGTCGGAAGACGTGTCGATCGACGACATCGAATCGGTGATCGTGCTGGGCGGCGACGGCACCATCCTGCGGGCAGCCGAACTCGTCCGCGGCACGCGGGCGCCGATCGTCGGCGTCAACCTCGGGCACGTGGGGTTCCTCGCCGAGAGCGAGCGCGAAGACCTTCACGACACGGTGCAGCGCGTGCTGGTCTTCGACTACGAGGTCGAGGAGCGTTTCGCGCTCGACGTCGACGTACTGGTCGACGGCAAGCGGGTCTTCAGCACGTGGGCCCTCAACGAGGCCACCGTCGAGAAGGCCGCCCGCGAGCGGATGCTCGAGGTCGTGATCGAGGTCGACGGCCGGCCGCTGTCGTCGTTCGGCTGCGACGGCGTGGTCATGTCGACGCCGACCGGGTCGACGGCTTACAACTTCTCGGCCGGTGGCCCGGTCGTGTGGCCTGAGGTCGATGCGATGATCCTGGTGCCGCTGAGCGCGCACGCGCTCTTCGCGCGGCCGCTCGTGGTCGGCCCCGAGTCGTCGTTCGCCGTCGAGGTGCTCAGCCGCACCGACGGCTCGGGTGTGCTCTGGTGCGACGGCCGCCGGGCTCACACGCTCGAGCCCGGCGCTCGTGTCGTCGCCCGCCGCTCGAAGAAGCCCGTGCGTCTCGCGCGTTTGCGGCGTGCGCCGTTCACCGACCGGCTCGTCGCGAAGTTCCACCTGCCCGTCACCGGCTGGCGCGGCCCGCAGAGCCCGCGGACGGACGGCCTATGA
- a CDS encoding acetylornithine transaminase, whose product MTTTTPTIEGTWQRRFGDSIMKSLSTPKIMLERGDGCYVWDVDGKKYLDFLAGIAVNSLGHAHPVVVEALSKQAATLIHVSNYFATPSQVELAERLKRITGAGERGRVYYGNSGAEANEAAFKLLRLNKGNGQKTRILALQNAFHGRTMGSLALTGKPALREAFEPMVPGVEHIETSIEALEHAFDDHVAGIIIEPIKGEAGVVDLPEGFIEKARELTAKHGSLLILDEIQTGVGRTGTWFTFQQLGIVPDAITIAKGIAGGVPIGALVTFGDTSDLFEAGQHGSTFGGNPFATTAANAVLGEIEGAGLIENAKVRGEQIRAAIAAIDSPHVKEIRGRGLLIGVGLHEAIAHEVSDAALAAGLIINAANDSSIRIAPPLIVGDDEIAEFAEIFASVLKGLE is encoded by the coding sequence ATGACCACCACCACCCCGACCATCGAAGGAACGTGGCAGCGCCGTTTCGGTGACAGCATCATGAAGTCCCTGTCGACTCCGAAGATCATGCTGGAGCGCGGCGACGGCTGCTACGTCTGGGACGTCGACGGCAAGAAGTACCTCGACTTCCTCGCCGGCATCGCCGTCAACTCGCTCGGCCACGCCCACCCGGTCGTCGTCGAGGCTCTGTCGAAGCAGGCCGCGACGCTGATCCACGTCTCCAACTACTTCGCCACGCCGTCGCAGGTCGAGCTGGCCGAGCGCCTCAAGCGCATCACCGGTGCGGGCGAGCGCGGCCGGGTCTACTACGGCAACTCCGGCGCCGAGGCCAACGAGGCGGCCTTCAAACTCCTGCGCCTCAACAAGGGCAACGGCCAGAAGACGCGCATCCTGGCGCTCCAGAACGCCTTCCACGGTCGCACCATGGGATCCCTGGCGCTCACGGGCAAGCCGGCCCTCCGCGAGGCATTCGAGCCGATGGTGCCGGGCGTCGAGCACATCGAGACGTCCATCGAGGCTCTCGAGCACGCGTTCGACGACCATGTCGCCGGCATCATCATCGAGCCGATCAAGGGCGAGGCCGGCGTCGTCGACCTCCCCGAGGGCTTCATCGAGAAAGCCCGCGAGCTCACCGCCAAGCACGGCTCGCTTCTGATCCTCGACGAGATCCAGACCGGTGTCGGCCGCACGGGCACCTGGTTCACCTTCCAGCAGCTCGGAATCGTTCCGGATGCCATCACCATCGCGAAGGGGATCGCCGGCGGCGTGCCCATCGGCGCCCTGGTGACCTTCGGCGACACGTCCGACCTGTTCGAGGCGGGTCAGCACGGCTCGACCTTCGGCGGCAACCCGTTCGCGACGACTGCGGCCAACGCGGTGCTCGGCGAGATCGAGGGCGCCGGCCTCATCGAGAACGCGAAGGTGCGCGGCGAGCAGATCCGCGCCGCCATCGCCGCGATCGACTCTCCGCACGTGAAGGAGATCCGCGGCCGGGGCCTCCTGATCGGCGTGGGCCTGCACGAAGCCATCGCTCACGAGGTCTCCGACGCGGCTCTCGCAGCCGGCCTCATCATCAATGCCGCCAACGACTCCAGCATCCGCATCGCGCCGCCGCTGATCGTCGGCGACGACGAGATCGCCGAGTTCGCCGAGATCTTCGCCTCCGTTCTGAAAGGTCTCGAATGA
- a CDS encoding DNA-3-methyladenine glycosylase, whose amino-acid sequence MIDPLARPAPEAAPSLLGAVFRAGPVAIRLTEVEAYAGEGQDPGSHAHRGPTPRTRSMWGPPGTLYVYLSYGIHRCVNIVCGPVGSPSGVLLRAGEVVDGLEVARSRRPASRGDVDLARGPGRLGTVLGVSLGDDGSSVSTPPFSLLFPTRPSDRILTGPRVGVSGHAGTDAYSWRFFLDDPTVSPYRPATVRRRPR is encoded by the coding sequence ATGATCGACCCGCTGGCCCGCCCGGCCCCCGAGGCAGCCCCGTCGCTGCTCGGGGCGGTCTTCCGGGCGGGCCCGGTCGCGATCCGGCTCACCGAGGTCGAGGCGTACGCGGGCGAGGGGCAGGATCCCGGGTCGCACGCGCACCGAGGCCCGACCCCGCGCACGCGCAGCATGTGGGGCCCTCCCGGCACGCTCTACGTCTACCTGTCGTACGGCATCCACCGCTGCGTCAACATCGTCTGCGGGCCGGTCGGTTCGCCCTCTGGCGTTCTGCTCCGAGCCGGCGAGGTCGTCGACGGGCTGGAGGTCGCGCGCTCGCGCCGGCCCGCCTCCCGCGGCGACGTCGACCTGGCCCGGGGCCCCGGCCGCCTGGGCACCGTGCTCGGCGTCTCGCTCGGCGACGACGGCTCGTCGGTGTCGACGCCCCCGTTCTCGCTGCTGTTCCCGACGCGTCCCAGCGACAGGATTCTGACAGGGCCGCGAGTCGGTGTGTCCGGTCACGCGGGCACCGACGCGTACTCCTGGCGATTCTTCCTCGACGACCCGACGGTCTCGCCCTACCGCCCGGCCACCGTTCGCCGTCGCCCCCGGTAA
- the argF gene encoding ornithine carbamoyltransferase: MTRHFLRDDDLSQAEQTAILDRAAVLKADRWSERPLAGPQTVAVIFDKSSTRTRVSFAVGIADLGGQPLILETASSQLGGKETPNDTARVLERQVAAIVWRTYAQAGLEEMANGAMVPVVNALSDDFHPCQLLADLLTIREAKGALQGLTVAFVGDGRCNMAQSYLLAGATAGMHVRIGAPAEFAPDSQVVQDATARASATGGSITVLTSAAEAVAGADVVVTDTWVSMGKESEKEHRVATFGSYKVDQALMDQADADAIFMHCLPADRGYEVDADVIDGPRSVIWDEAENRLHAQKALLAWILEQ, translated from the coding sequence ATGACCCGGCACTTCCTCCGCGACGACGATTTGAGCCAGGCCGAGCAGACGGCGATCCTCGATCGCGCAGCCGTGCTCAAGGCGGATCGCTGGAGCGAACGCCCCCTCGCGGGGCCGCAGACGGTCGCCGTCATCTTCGACAAATCATCGACCCGCACACGTGTCTCGTTCGCCGTCGGCATCGCCGATCTCGGCGGCCAGCCGCTGATCCTCGAGACGGCGTCGAGCCAGCTCGGCGGCAAAGAGACTCCGAACGACACGGCGCGCGTGCTCGAGCGTCAGGTCGCCGCGATCGTCTGGCGAACCTACGCGCAGGCCGGCCTCGAAGAGATGGCCAACGGCGCCATGGTGCCTGTCGTCAATGCGCTGAGCGACGACTTCCACCCGTGCCAGCTGCTCGCCGATCTGCTGACGATCCGCGAGGCGAAGGGTGCCCTCCAGGGCCTCACCGTCGCGTTCGTCGGCGACGGTCGATGCAACATGGCGCAGTCGTACCTACTGGCCGGCGCGACGGCGGGCATGCACGTCCGCATCGGAGCTCCCGCCGAGTTCGCCCCCGACAGCCAGGTGGTGCAGGATGCCACGGCGAGGGCGAGCGCGACCGGCGGCTCGATCACCGTGCTCACGTCTGCTGCCGAGGCAGTCGCCGGTGCCGACGTCGTCGTCACCGACACGTGGGTCTCGATGGGCAAAGAGAGCGAGAAGGAGCACCGCGTCGCGACCTTCGGCTCGTACAAGGTCGACCAGGCGCTGATGGACCAGGCCGACGCCGACGCCATCTTCATGCACTGCCTTCCGGCCGACCGCGGCTACGAGGTCGACGCCGACGTGATCGACGGCCCGCGCAGCGTCATCTGGGACGAGGCCGAGAATCGTCTGCACGCCCAGAAGGCCCTCCTCGCCTGGATCCTCGAGCAGTAG
- the argB gene encoding acetylglutamate kinase — translation MDTEQALSPQQGLAAVKAATLIESLPWLLNYRDRVVVVKFGGNAMINDDLKRAFAEDMVYLRTVGLHPVVVHGGGPQISAALKRAGIESEFRGGYRVTTTEAISVVRDVLAGEVNAEIVDMMNEHGDLARGVFSDGTDGKRLFEGHVRGVEVDGELFDLGHAGDITRVDPTRVLAEIEAGRIPVVSSIAVDDADPASALNVNADAAAAALAIALQASKLIMLTDVPGLYADWPNRDSLVALISVDELTEMLPSLESGMIPKMTACLDAVVAGVGGATIIDGRIPHSILLEIFTQRGAGTEVIPNGKPKNPVAIQHDQKKGQS, via the coding sequence ATGGACACCGAGCAGGCCCTGAGCCCACAGCAAGGTTTGGCCGCGGTCAAAGCCGCCACCCTCATCGAGTCGCTACCGTGGCTTCTCAACTACCGCGACCGGGTCGTCGTCGTGAAGTTCGGCGGCAACGCCATGATCAACGACGACCTCAAGCGCGCCTTCGCCGAAGACATGGTCTACCTGCGCACCGTGGGTCTGCACCCCGTCGTCGTGCACGGCGGCGGCCCGCAGATCTCGGCCGCTCTCAAGAGGGCCGGGATCGAGAGCGAGTTCCGCGGCGGCTACCGGGTCACGACGACCGAGGCGATCTCGGTCGTGCGGGACGTCCTCGCCGGCGAGGTCAACGCCGAGATCGTCGACATGATGAACGAGCACGGCGACCTCGCGCGCGGCGTCTTCAGCGACGGCACCGACGGCAAGCGGCTCTTCGAAGGCCACGTCCGCGGCGTCGAGGTCGACGGCGAGCTCTTCGACCTCGGTCACGCCGGCGACATCACCCGTGTCGACCCGACCCGCGTCCTCGCCGAGATCGAGGCGGGGCGCATCCCCGTCGTCTCCTCGATAGCCGTGGACGACGCCGATCCTGCTTCCGCTCTCAACGTCAACGCCGATGCGGCGGCCGCGGCCCTCGCCATCGCGCTGCAGGCGTCGAAGCTCATCATGCTGACCGACGTCCCCGGCCTTTACGCCGACTGGCCGAACCGCGACTCGCTCGTCGCGCTGATCTCGGTCGACGAGCTCACCGAGATGCTGCCGAGCCTCGAGAGCGGCATGATCCCCAAGATGACCGCCTGCCTCGACGCCGTCGTCGCGGGCGTCGGCGGGGCCACCATCATCGACGGTCGCATCCCGCACTCCATCCTCCTCGAGATCTTCACCCAGCGCGGTGCGGGCACCGAGGTCATCCCCAACGGGAAGCCCAAGAATCCCGTTGCCATCCAGCACGATCAGAAGAAGGGACAGTCATGA
- the argH gene encoding argininosuccinate lyase has translation MADNTPSRAAEAGALWGGRFASGPSLELQALSKSTQFDWQLAPYDIAGSRAHAKALASAGYLTDDELAGMLAALDSLEQGVLDGSISAAESDEDVHSALERHLVTIAGPELGGKLRAGRSRNDQIATLVRMYLRDHGRVIAHLVVGVIDAIVSQATTHDRAIMPGRTHLQHAQPVLLAHHLLAHAWPLVRDLERLRDWQARAAASPYGSGALAGSSLGLDPALVARELGFARTTENSIDATASRDVVAEFAFVTASIGIDLSRLAEEIILWNTREFGFVRLHDGFSTGSSIMPQKKNPDIAELARGKSGRLIGNLTGLLATFKGLPLAYNRDLQEDKEPVFDTVTQLEVLLPAFAGMVATLEFDVDRMAALAPQGFSLATDVAEWLVKQGVPFRDAHEISGSLVQFCEQNDLDLDEPTDDQYLSVSPHLTPGVRAVLTIEGAVASRDGVGGTAPVRVAEQLAALTARVRDLVSALDPQAVR, from the coding sequence ATGGCCGACAACACTCCGTCCCGCGCGGCCGAGGCTGGCGCCCTGTGGGGCGGCCGGTTCGCCTCCGGCCCCAGCCTCGAGCTGCAGGCCCTCTCGAAGTCGACGCAGTTCGACTGGCAGCTGGCGCCCTACGACATCGCGGGCTCCCGAGCCCACGCGAAGGCCCTGGCCTCCGCCGGCTATCTGACCGACGACGAGCTCGCGGGCATGCTCGCCGCGCTCGACTCGCTCGAGCAGGGCGTCCTCGACGGCAGCATTTCCGCCGCCGAGTCCGACGAAGACGTGCACTCGGCACTCGAGCGGCACCTGGTCACGATCGCCGGGCCCGAGCTCGGCGGCAAGCTCCGCGCCGGCCGTAGCCGTAACGACCAGATCGCCACGCTCGTGCGCATGTATCTGCGCGATCACGGCCGAGTGATCGCGCACCTCGTCGTCGGCGTCATCGACGCGATCGTGAGCCAGGCGACGACACACGATCGCGCGATCATGCCCGGCCGCACCCACCTGCAGCACGCCCAGCCGGTCCTCCTGGCGCATCACCTCCTAGCCCACGCCTGGCCCCTGGTGCGCGACCTCGAGCGCCTGCGCGACTGGCAGGCTCGCGCGGCCGCCTCGCCGTACGGCTCGGGTGCGCTGGCCGGATCGTCGCTGGGTCTGGATCCTGCGCTCGTCGCCCGCGAGCTCGGCTTCGCCCGCACGACCGAGAACTCCATCGACGCCACCGCGAGTCGCGACGTCGTCGCCGAGTTCGCCTTCGTCACCGCGTCGATCGGCATCGACCTGTCGCGCCTGGCCGAAGAGATCATCCTCTGGAACACTCGCGAGTTCGGCTTCGTGCGGTTGCACGACGGTTTCTCGACCGGGTCGTCGATCATGCCGCAGAAGAAGAACCCCGACATCGCCGAGCTCGCGCGCGGCAAGTCGGGGCGTCTCATCGGCAACCTGACCGGCCTCCTGGCCACCTTCAAGGGGTTGCCGTTGGCGTACAACCGGGATCTCCAAGAAGACAAAGAGCCGGTGTTCGACACGGTCACGCAACTCGAGGTGCTGCTGCCCGCCTTCGCCGGCATGGTGGCGACCCTCGAGTTCGACGTCGATCGCATGGCGGCGCTGGCCCCGCAGGGCTTCTCGCTCGCGACAGACGTGGCCGAGTGGCTGGTCAAGCAGGGCGTGCCCTTCCGGGACGCCCACGAGATCAGCGGGTCGCTGGTTCAGTTCTGCGAGCAGAACGACCTCGACCTCGACGAGCCGACCGACGACCAGTACCTGTCGGTCTCGCCGCACCTGACACCGGGTGTCCGCGCGGTCCTGACGATCGAGGGTGCCGTGGCGAGCCGCGACGGTGTCGGAGGCACTGCGCCGGTGCGAGTCGCCGAGCAGCTGGCCGCTCTCACGGCGCGAGTGCGCGACCTGGTGAGCGCCCTCGACCCGCAGGCGGTGCGCTGA
- a CDS encoding TlyA family RNA methyltransferase — protein sequence MSSDSPAAGGAERLDVALTSRGLARSRTHAHRILADGLVTVDGRPVLKASSPTRASQTIEVAGLDHYVSRAAHKLVGALDEFGVDPRGRAALDVGASTGGFTQVLLERGASSVVALDVGHAQLAPAIRSDSRVTTVEGVNARYLTAEQLTSLAPARADIDLVVGDLSFISLPLVLPALVASVPAGADFVLLVKPQFEVGRQGIREGIVHDQRLRADAVTGVLWAAHDLGLGTLGVSPSPIVGTNGNREYSIHLAAGRGVNPTEWITRVDDMTGG from the coding sequence TTGAGTTCTGACTCTCCGGCGGCCGGTGGCGCAGAGCGGCTCGACGTCGCGCTCACCTCGCGAGGTCTGGCCCGATCGCGAACCCACGCCCATCGCATCCTGGCCGACGGCCTCGTGACGGTCGACGGCCGGCCCGTGCTCAAGGCCTCGTCGCCGACGCGCGCGTCGCAGACCATCGAGGTCGCGGGGCTCGACCACTACGTCAGCCGCGCGGCCCATAAGCTCGTGGGCGCGCTCGACGAGTTCGGGGTCGACCCGCGCGGCCGGGCCGCTCTCGACGTGGGCGCCTCGACCGGCGGCTTCACGCAGGTGCTGCTCGAGCGCGGCGCCTCGTCGGTCGTGGCCCTCGACGTGGGCCACGCGCAGCTCGCCCCCGCGATCCGCAGCGACTCGCGGGTGACGACTGTCGAAGGCGTCAACGCCCGCTATCTCACGGCCGAGCAGCTCACCTCGCTCGCGCCGGCCCGAGCCGACATCGATCTGGTCGTCGGCGACCTCTCGTTCATCTCGCTGCCCCTGGTGCTTCCGGCGCTGGTCGCGAGCGTGCCGGCCGGCGCCGACTTCGTGCTGCTCGTCAAGCCGCAGTTCGAGGTGGGTCGCCAGGGCATCCGCGAGGGCATCGTGCACGACCAGCGGCTGCGGGCCGACGCGGTCACCGGTGTGCTCTGGGCGGCGCACGACTTGGGGCTCGGCACCCTCGGGGTCTCGCCGTCGCCGATCGTCGGTACGAACGGCAACCGCGAGTACAGCATCCATCTCGCGGCCGGGCGGGGCGTGAATCCGACAGAATGGATCACACGGGTCGACGACATGACAGGAGGGTGA